TCTTCCTATGCGTTCTATACTTACGTAGCCCATCTTCTCGAGCTTCTTTACATGTCTCCACACAGTAGCCTTAGGGAGACCGAGTTCTCTATAGAGAAGGCCCTGAAGGGCCTCGCCACCATGCTTGCGAAGCCTCTCAATTATCGCTTTATCGACTTCATCTAGGTACGTTGCTAAATGGCTTCCACGTTTCTTCTTCATAGCTACGATGGCTAAAACCGCAGCAACTGCTATTGCCACGTAGAGAGCTACCTCAACCCCTATGAGGGGGGCTGGAGTGATGGTTGGAGGGGCTGAGGGGGGTTTCAAAGTCTGGCCGCCCGCTTCTTCAGTAACTACGAAGCTTATTGTGCTAGGACCCTTGAACCTCAAGAACAGCCTGTTGTCCCTTAAGTAAGCATCTATTATGGTCAAGTTCTCTGGCAATAGGAGAATGTTAGAGGGCACTATTAGGGTAGCTTCTCTCATCGAGTTGTAGTAGAAGCTTGCTACTCCATTCTCAAAAGTGACGTTAGCTATGTAGGTTATCCTCGCAGACCTATTGTCGTTAGAGACCACGAGAATGCTATTGTTGTAGTAGATAGCAGGAGCAACCTCACCGCCTATCAATACTTCAATGGTCGCGGAAATTGGTTCCACCGGACACTCAAAGGAGTTCACTCCTACCTCAACAGTGCCATTCATCTCAACGTACACAATGCCATCGGAGCCTATGGTGATCACAATACTCGATACTTGTTGAGCACATGCATGAGGGCTCGTGATCACTAAGAGAGTGGCGAATAACATCGTTATTGCCAAGACAGTCTTCATAGCACTTGACACCTGCTTCGCCTAAGATGAAATAAAAAAAGAATTTTTAATCTTAAGCCCCTAAATAACCTTCTATTTCATTGATGTCTGTATGGATCTTGGCTAGTATATTCTCAACATCAGTTAACACATTCAGCAA
The sequence above is drawn from the Candidatus Nezhaarchaeota archaeon genome and encodes:
- a CDS encoding winged helix-turn-helix transcriptional regulator; its protein translation is MKTVLAITMLFATLLVITSPHACAQQVSSIVITIGSDGIVYVEMNGTVEVGVNSFECPVEPISATIEVLIGGEVAPAIYYNNSILVVSNDNRSARITYIANVTFENGVASFYYNSMREATLIVPSNILLLPENLTIIDAYLRDNRLFLRFKGPSTISFVVTEEAGGQTLKPPSAPPTITPAPLIGVEVALYVAIAVAAVLAIVAMKKKRGSHLATYLDEVDKAIIERLRKHGGEALQGLLYRELGLPKATVWRHVKKLEKMGYVSIERIGRDNKVRLLK